The proteins below are encoded in one region of Juglans microcarpa x Juglans regia isolate MS1-56 chromosome 4D, Jm3101_v1.0, whole genome shotgun sequence:
- the LOC121261207 gene encoding acetyl-CoA-benzylalcohol acetyltransferase-like: MNMKVQILSKKFIKPANPTPPHLRSLQISSIDQLSPPTHVPSVLYYPANGYENDKTRKLLEKSLSEILTLYYPLAGRYIKDSQLIDCNDQGVEYLEAQVDGKLAQLLTGEVNMELLNNFIPYGILESATTPLIIVQVNMFNCGGLAVGIRCAHRITDGFTGTAFFNSWATTCRVGGIDDISHPRFDLASFFPPRENVPAALHQTYRRADITRRFVFNKAAVASLKAIAKGVDACDSTTSKRQPSRVAVVTALIWKALIGVSQARHGRSRPSILSHLVNMRGKTALPISENSSGNLCRNAFARFGGESCDKKLIELHALVGLVNDAMRDAVAGCLEPKNGNDLCSMVSDSLREVCEEYEKGETDVYLFSSWCRLPFYETDFGWGKPIWVSATPVPVEIVYLVDTKDGDGVEAWMHLDEKNMLLFQDHPDIIAFASQI; this comes from the coding sequence ATGAATATGAAGGTTCAAATCCTATCCAAAAAGTTTATCAAACCTGCAAATCCAACTCCACCCCACCTTCGGAGTTTGCAAATATCATCCATAGATCAGCTAAGCCCTCCAACACACGTACCATCTGTTCTATATTACCCTGCCAATGgctatgaaaatgataaaacgAGGAAGCTCTTGGAGAAATCACTGTCAGAAATCTTAACCCTCTATTACCCGCTAGCTGGGCGATACATCAAAGACAGTCAACTAATTGACTGTAATGATCAAGGGGTTGAATACTTGGAAGCCCAAGTAGATGGCAAGCTTGCTCAACTTTTGACAGGAGAAGTCAACATGGAGCTGTTGAACAATTTTATCCCGTATGGAATATTGGAATCGGCGACTACTCCTTTGATAATTGTTCAGGTTAACATGTTCAATTGTGGAGGGCTAGCCGTTGGGATTCGGTGTGCACACAGGATAACCGACGGATTCACAGGCACTGCATTCTTTAACTCGTGGGCTACTACATGTCGTGTAGGTGGGATCGACGACATTAGTCATCCAAGATTTGACCTGGCTTCTTTCTTCCCACCAAGAGAAAATGTGCCTGCTGCATTGCACCAAACTTATAGAAGAGCTGACATCACAAGAAGGTTCGTGTTCAACAAGGCAGCAGTAGCAAGCCTAAAAGCCATTGCCAAAGGTGTCGACGCCTGTGATTCTACAACGTCGAAACGCCAACCTTCACGGGTAGCGGTGGTCACGGCACTCATATGGAAGGCTCTAATTGGCGTGTCTCAAGCTAGACATGGGCGCTCGAGACCTTCTATCCTGAGTCATTTAGTGAACATGCGTGGAAAGACAGCTCTGCCAATATCGGAGAACTCTAGCGGAAACCTATGTAGGAATGCATTTGCTCGATTTGGTGGAGAGAGCTGCGACAAGAAGTTGATAGAGTTGCATGCGTTGGTGGGTTTGGTTAATGATGCAATGAGGGATGCGGTGGCCGGTTGCCTCGAACCAAAAAACGGGAACGATTTATGTTCCATGGTGAGTGATTCCTTGAGAGAGGTTTGTGAGGAATATGAAAAAGGTGAGACTGATGTCTATTTGTTCAGTAGCTGGTGCCGGTTGCCTTTCTATGAAACAGATTTCGGTTGGGGAAAACCTATTTGGGTGAGCGCTACACCTGTACCCGTGGAAATTGTTTATCTGGTAGACACCAAAGATGGTGATGGAGTGGAGGCATGGATGCACTTGGATGAAAAAAACATGCTCCTGTTTCAAGATCATCCCGACATTATCGCCTTTGCATCCCAAATCTAA